From the genome of Gryllotalpicola protaetiae:
TCGGACGCCGCGCGGATCGTGTAGACGCCCGACGGCGTGATCCACTGCTGAGCGGCGACGCTCCACACCTGGAAGGCACGGCGCGGGATGCGCAGCGTGACGGCCACGACCCGGCCCGCGAGCACCTCCTGCGCGGCGTGGCCCACCAGCCACCGGGCTGGTCGGTCCCAGCCGCCATCGCCGTCGCCATCCCTCGGACCCGACAGATAGAACTGCACGACGCCACGCGCATCACGCTCGCCGTCGTTGGTCAGCGCGACGGTGACGGGCAGGGCGTCGTCCGCGCCCCACTCCTCTGCGGCGATCGGAACGCCGAGCTTCCACACCGAATAGCCGAGGCCGAACCCGAAGGGACGCGCGGGCACCCGGCCGAGCCGCTCCCAGCCGCGATAGCCGACGTGCACGCCCTCTGTGTACTCGACGACCCCGTCGACCGGCAGAGCGTGCGGGACCGGGACGTCCGCCTCGGCTGCGGGCAGCGTCCAGGGCAGGCGCCCGCTCGGCTCGGTCGCACCGGTGAGCGCGTCGGCGAGGCCGTTGCCGGCCTCCTGCCCGGGCAGCCACCACCACAGCGTCGCGGGCACCTCGTCGAGCCACGGCAGGATCACGGGAGCGCCCGCGTTCACGACCACGACCGTGCGGGGGTTCGCGGCGGCGACGCGGCGCACGAGCTCGTCCTGCCGGCCGGGCAGCGCGAGGCTCTGCCGGTCCCAGCCCTCTGACTCGACCTCTTCATTGGTGCCGATGATCACGACCGCGACGTCGGCGGCGGATGCCGCGGCGATGGCCGCCTCGAGGTCGACATCGTCGGTGCTTGTCTGTTCGCCCGTCCCCGCTGGGCGAACCCGCGAATTCGCCGTCGTGGCCACCGAATTCGCTGGCGCCACCTCGGAGTCGTGCCGCAGTTCGAACCGCACGAAGCGGCTGTACGCACCGGCATCCACCACCTGGCATTCGACCGAGATCTCGACGACCCGGGTCTCGCCCTCTGCCACCTCGAACACGGCGCTCGGGCCGGCGGGGTGGTTGGCCGACGAGTTCAGGATCACGTTGGAGTCGGCGAAATCGCCGGATTCGCTGACGAGCTCGCCGTCGAACCACGCCGTGTGGATGCCGACCAGACCCACCTCGACCCGATGCGCACCCGGCTCGCCGAGCGTCACGCGAGCGGTCACGCGCGCCGCCTGCGCGCCCGCGACGATGCCGCGGTTCCAGCCCTCGCTCGCGGCGATCACCTGGGGCTCGCCGACCGCGCCGCCGTCGGCGTCGAGGAGCTCGAGGGTATAGCCCGGCGTGCCATCGGCCGTCGTCACGAGCTCCGGGTCGATCACGTGCGCGAAGCGGCGCGATGCCACGCCGCGGTGGACCGTCACCTCGGCGTCGGGGAACGCCTCGCGCAGGCCTGCCTCGGGAGTGACGAGGTACGGCGCGTTGACGAACGCGCTGCCGCCGCCCTGCACGAACGGCTCGACGGCGTTCGGTCCGATCAGCGCGATTCTCGAGACCTCTGCCGGGTCGAGCGGCAGCAGCTCGCTCTCATTGCGCAGCACGACGGATGCTCGCGCGACGGCTTCCCGCAGCAGCGCCGCCGCCTCCGCTGGTCGAGCGTTCGACGCCTGGGACGTCTCGAGACCATCGCCCTCACGCGGCTCGGCTCGAGACGCGCCTTCTGCGCTCTTCAGCGAGCGGGGCTCTTCTGCGGCGGGATCGTGGAGCTTGCCGACGCGCTTCGCCAGTCTCAGCAGGCGCACGACCTTGTCGTCGATGACTGACTCCGGCACGTCGCCCGTAGCGACGGCGGCGAGCAGCTTCTGCTCCCACGGGCCGCCGGGGCCAGGCATCACGAGGTCGAGCCCGCCGAGGGCCGACTCGATCGTGGTCTTCGTCGCGAGCCAGTCTGAGACGACGACGCCGTCGAAGCCCCACTCGCCCTTGAGCACGTCGTTGATCAGGTATCCGTGATCGGTGGCCTGCGCGATCTCGCCGCCTGCCTCGACGCGGTTGTAGGCGGCCATGATCGACCACGCGCCCGCCTTTTTGACCGCGGCCTCAAACGGGGCGAGGTACACCTCGCGCAGAGCCTGTTCGGGAATCCGCGCCAGGTATTCGGTGCGCTCGGTCTCCGACTCGTTGCCGACGAAGTGCTTGACGCACACGCCGACGCCCTCGGCCTGCACTGCCTTCACGAACGCGACCATCGTGTCGACGGTCAACGCGGGGTCTTCGCTGTAGGTCTCGAAGTGACGGCCGCCGACCGGCGTCCGCTGGATGTTCACGATCGGCGCGAGCACCACGTCGATGCCGAGGCGCTTCGCCTCGTGCCCGATCAACGTGCCGAGGCGCGCGGTGAGCTCGAGATCCCACGTCGCCGCGACCGCGGTCGGGTTGGGCAGCTGCGCGGCGACCGGCGGCGGGTCGGCGACGCCACGGATGCCGATGGGGCCGTCACTGAGCGCCATCGGCTCGACGCCGAGGCTTTCGACCGCATAGGTGGTGAATGAGGTCTCACCGGTCAGCAGGCGGACCTTCTCTTCGAGCGACGGCACGGATACTCCAAGTTGTTGAGGGGCGCCGAGCGCCGATGGGCCGGTTACACATTAACCGGTCGAGTTCGTAGAGGACGGCCCGATGGCGATCAGAATCGGAGGGCAGACATCCCCAGTTCGACCGGAACGCGCACGTCAGGGTCGGAATGCAGCCAGCACGCCACGCGGCGTTCGGGGCCGTCGTCCGGCACGTCCGTCGGGGTGAGCGCCGGGACATCAGTGCGGCAGCGGTCCATCACAAAGGGGCATCGCGGCGCGTAGCGACAGCCGGCCGGTAGCGCCTGCAGGTCGGGCGGCGACCCCGCGATCCCGGTCATCGCGCGTCGCGGACCGTGCAGCGGCGGGAATGACCGCAGCAGTCCCTGCGTGTACGGGTGCCGCGGGGCGCGGTAGAGCGACTCCGCTGTGCCTTCTTCGACGATCTCACCGGCGTACATGATCGCGATGCGATCCGCGATCTCGATCAGCAGCGACACATCGTGCGTGATGAAGACGACTGCGAAGCCCAGTTTCTTGCGCAGCTCGACGATCTCCTCGACGATCTGGCGCTGCATCACAACGTCAAGGGCGGTAGTGGGCTCGTCCATGATGAGAACACGCGGTTCGAGCGCGAGCGCCATCGCGATCATGACGCGCTGCCGCATGCCGCCGGAGAGCTGATGCGGGAAGTCGCGCAGGCGAGCGGGATCGATGCCCACAAGGGTCATAAGCTCGCGGGCCCGCTCCTCTCGGCGGGCGCGTCCCCAGTCGGGCCGATGCGCGCTGATGGCGTCGGTGATCTGGCGGCCGATACGGTAGACGGGGTTCAAGGAGTTCATCGCGCCCTGGAATACGAGCGCCGTGTCCTCCCAGCGATTGGCACGCAGCTCTCGGTCGCCGAGTTGCAGAAGGTCGACGGGCTCGCCGTCGCGCGGGTGGTACATCACTCGGCCGCCCGAGATGAGCCCAGGGGGCGGCAGCAAGCGCGTGGCTGCGTAGACCAGGGTCGACTTGCCACAGCCGGACTCACCCGCCAGCCCGAGCACCTCGCCCTCGTGCAGGGTGAGATCCAC
Proteins encoded in this window:
- a CDS encoding beta-glucosidase family protein, with the translated sequence MPSLEEKVRLLTGETSFTTYAVESLGVEPMALSDGPIGIRGVADPPPVAAQLPNPTAVAATWDLELTARLGTLIGHEAKRLGIDVVLAPIVNIQRTPVGGRHFETYSEDPALTVDTMVAFVKAVQAEGVGVCVKHFVGNESETERTEYLARIPEQALREVYLAPFEAAVKKAGAWSIMAAYNRVEAGGEIAQATDHGYLINDVLKGEWGFDGVVVSDWLATKTTIESALGGLDLVMPGPGGPWEQKLLAAVATGDVPESVIDDKVVRLLRLAKRVGKLHDPAAEEPRSLKSAEGASRAEPREGDGLETSQASNARPAEAAALLREAVARASVVLRNESELLPLDPAEVSRIALIGPNAVEPFVQGGGSAFVNAPYLVTPEAGLREAFPDAEVTVHRGVASRRFAHVIDPELVTTADGTPGYTLELLDADGGAVGEPQVIAASEGWNRGIVAGAQAARVTARVTLGEPGAHRVEVGLVGIHTAWFDGELVSESGDFADSNVILNSSANHPAGPSAVFEVAEGETRVVEISVECQVVDAGAYSRFVRFELRHDSEVAPANSVATTANSRVRPAGTGEQTSTDDVDLEAAIAAASAADVAVVIIGTNEEVESEGWDRQSLALPGRQDELVRRVAAANPRTVVVVNAGAPVILPWLDEVPATLWWWLPGQEAGNGLADALTGATEPSGRLPWTLPAAEADVPVPHALPVDGVVEYTEGVHVGYRGWERLGRVPARPFGFGLGYSVWKLGVPIAAEEWGADDALPVTVALTNDGERDARGVVQFYLSGPRDGDGDGGWDRPARWLVGHAAQEVLAGRVVAVTLRIPRRAFQVWSVAAQQWITPSGVYTIRAASDARDPGQTVTITL
- a CDS encoding ABC transporter ATP-binding protein, coding for MTQSSTATDAPVLEIRGLKADYGYGENRVHALRGVDLTLHEGEVLGLAGESGCGKSTLVYAATRLLPPPGLISGGRVMYHPRDGEPVDLLQLGDRELRANRWEDTALVFQGAMNSLNPVYRIGRQITDAISAHRPDWGRARREERARELMTLVGIDPARLRDFPHQLSGGMRQRVMIAMALALEPRVLIMDEPTTALDVVMQRQIVEEIVELRKKLGFAVVFITHDVSLLIEIADRIAIMYAGEIVEEGTAESLYRAPRHPYTQGLLRSFPPLHGPRRAMTGIAGSPPDLQALPAGCRYAPRCPFVMDRCRTDVPALTPTDVPDDGPERRVACWLHSDPDVRVPVELGMSALRF